One window from the genome of Methyloradius palustris encodes:
- the lptM gene encoding LPS translocon maturation chaperone LptM, producing MLRLLNLSTLFSTCLLSLVLSACGTKGPLYIPEKKYPQTASQGQQPQTEKASSTQP from the coding sequence ATGTTGAGGCTTTTAAATCTATCTACGCTTTTTTCCACATGCTTGCTAAGCCTTGTTTTATCAGCATGTGGTACTAAGGGTCCACTTTACATTCCCGAGAAAAAATATCCACAGACAGCGAGCCAAGGTCAGCAGCCGCAGACTGAAAAAGCAAGTTCTACCCAACCCTAA
- a CDS encoding pilus assembly PilX family protein gives MNFTKYRFIKMKIYYPKIAKQEGVILLVALIVLVAMTLAAIAMVRSVDTTNIIAGNLAFQQSATNAADVGAELAIKWLQDNNVGTKLRVDSLGDGYAATWDPTIGYDWSVLAAIPQMHAKSAGSDVGGTGNSVNYIIQRMCKLQGVDVDPDTPSAGCAVPASISTVCITAGCVPIIPPRQQYYRITSQVLGPRNTVSYVQTIVAL, from the coding sequence TTGAATTTTACTAAATATAGATTCATTAAAATGAAAATTTATTATCCAAAAATTGCAAAACAAGAAGGTGTAATTCTTCTAGTAGCACTTATCGTACTTGTTGCTATGACGTTGGCAGCTATTGCTATGGTTCGATCTGTTGATACAACCAATATCATTGCAGGTAATCTTGCGTTTCAACAATCTGCTACTAACGCGGCTGATGTGGGTGCTGAGCTAGCTATTAAGTGGTTACAAGATAATAACGTGGGTACTAAATTGAGAGTTGATAGCTTGGGTGATGGCTATGCCGCTACTTGGGATCCAACAATTGGGTATGACTGGAGTGTACTGGCTGCGATACCGCAAATGCATGCAAAGTCAGCAGGTTCAGATGTAGGCGGCACAGGCAATAGTGTGAATTATATTATTCAGCGGATGTGTAAATTACAAGGTGTAGATGTAGATCCTGATACACCTTCTGCAGGTTGCGCAGTTCCAGCTTCTATTTCTACTGTATGTATTACAGCTGGTTGTGTACCTATAATTCCTCCTAGACAGCAATATTATAGAATTACTAGTCAAGTTTTAGGACCTCGTAATACCGTCAGCTATGTACAAACAATTGTTGCGCTGTAG
- a CDS encoding PilV family protein, with product MHKQQSGVMLLEALIGILIFSLGILAVVGLQAASISATSDAKYRSDASLFANQLIGQMWVGDRTPATLKSNFQSDCTACAYTLWSAEVAKVLPGVAGDANSAGLPPIVTVTPVTTGGYTLSSTVQITVRWRAPKQQSTDPAHTYTVVFQVV from the coding sequence ATGCATAAACAACAATCGGGTGTGATGTTACTTGAAGCTTTAATTGGCATATTGATATTTTCACTAGGCATATTAGCTGTTGTTGGTCTTCAGGCTGCTTCTATAAGCGCCACTTCAGATGCTAAATATCGCTCAGATGCAAGTTTGTTTGCAAACCAGTTAATTGGTCAGATGTGGGTGGGGGATAGGACGCCTGCAACATTAAAGTCTAATTTTCAGAGTGATTGTACTGCTTGTGCATATACTTTATGGTCAGCAGAAGTCGCTAAGGTTTTGCCAGGTGTTGCTGGTGATGCTAATAGTGCTGGTTTGCCACCTATAGTAACAGTTACTCCTGTAACTACAGGTGGATATACTTTAAGTAGCACAGTACAAATTACTGTAAGGTGGCGCGCACCTAAGCAACAATCAACAGATCCCGCGCATACATACACCGTCGTTTTTCAAGTTGTATAA
- a CDS encoding pilus assembly protein, translating to MNINKFFKNIAGVSTLLVLLSGTSNADVTKLATQPITTQYTSQQVLPNIMFVLDDSFSMSWAYLPDWANVLIPHLFSNSAFNGVAYNPAINYTPPTMYDEGGNVDKTTYPSQNAINTATFTATPAWTKVPKDRYGVQYRIVNPTTVDLVNDPKNYGNLVGNVNYYTTIAGEFCDSPLLRNCKTTKDTIYKYEAKLRWCHTAAEAIAPTSSADATATGGCQAKQIVATTTNTNNSVTSYTYFRAPSPGGISNITFSGAGSTTISGISVGTIGATAVSAQILSQPITTTVSSVSGLLNAIVTQINNCTAVATGNCNVSGYSAFYDGGNTLIISAPSATTNSPAITQNSTNTPQFNITTNITASATAFTATPGSVFKTSVVGILSTYGYACVAGTTGCAKAPNRTDCASTLCTYSEEMTNYANWYAYYQTRMQMMKTVVSQAFDLTESQFRVGYFTINNGTQDPLNVNKTPPTAPRSEINDYLDITTFSNPNKYLWYTQLFRAYPTGQTPLRTALSNAGKIYANLLPSSTLNSRTVSDPVQYSCQQNYTILSTDGYWNESATPTQLDGSAIGEQDGNEPRPYYDGATVQQIIQQTTQTVDQVATNTNFIMSKTTQQTKSTSNLHQNQRTFYIYPYQVDTKNLQKATSTLQASYNTLTSVTSVLQQTTNLLQQTTYDPIKKIYPVETVTVKPIQTKYSLQQRTYTPRSTVYPLQQNVATRNEQDTLLKQTARKLQVYTRNLQKETVSTADGNVNDTGWLDVPAGGTCIPGTTNSGSTTTVVTCQYVDATSPQYVDSTASDGSCTPIAQSGYTTRTVVACQYADGNVTQNLNTCTAGTPSSGSGKWLPYNACAYQAQGSKYPLTSTTASLCVAHGADTSSPYSKQVSCTYVQAGWVAASQVASVPTCTAGTSIDQLTQTSCQYSATKSSGPTSTSGTCTVHNQTASPYTGDKVLCDYNGTTPDAAYANTTATCNTTAKSTTSTSNNAQYVVAQDCQYNSTAETGAGAATSVTTCNESYSTGPAWSIIDKVSCTYPSSTTIQSQAATSIGQACISGGAVPSSEAANSTSYGSINQCRFATSPSNGTNGASAVPCQGSAGSLINGTALTTCEYPSTATTTKTYPTITSCSSSPRNPAAGTTTTSANLTTATECQYVQGTAANVTSGTCSDVSLAAGLGYTKTCSYAQTSTNTNATSCARIDQQSAQPWSLYTIRSCTYSANSALADVTATNCTVGSPSNGGNGTNYVGPITNTCQYSAYSLFSDASSCAVVARDAGPTYTTKTAVNCQYAPAVTTYAGTCTVKSEAGFVNAQAVACTLLSTAQTVEQTSLATSADVSSCTPSSISTSNVPNSGVTRRVDTACAYNAFTTPVASACANTDSKARDSIVNGVAATTATKCDVVTNPGIPTNSVVDANEFVNVPSCTPVATATPLFTFDANGKNVQCLQTTNTADTFVPVSTCTPNTTSVGAGPNYLQTNCVSKQHSVTFVPACTPSTTSDYVTTTCQSLPPVATNIAVCTPRSPTFDNGYQTITCSTAAGTGTSNTLADVAEYYYKTDLRTYSLGNCVGAPVTAADGTTTINNAICANASPDSLNNVAPTGADLNTAQHMTTFTLGLGASGFMQYTQKYANSVENGGSPDYASVATDTTAVPASGICSWQNSGTCNWPFPLTNDQSGIDDLWHAGINGRGDYYSATDPTSLANSINTALSTVNNARGSSTGLSTSSANVTSVDNFAFSTSFASGSWDGEVIRKQIDPNTGLTTSRIDWAAQSKLDNRSVSSRVIYTFDSTNTSTNLKNFTVNNFGTDPRFNKATLTNSTTGIAQFTCAKAVPCIPSTSQDAAAGAALVNYLIGDRSNEGAVTDNAKYFRQRSHVLGDIVNSPVTYVGPPKYSYADAGYSKFAADKANRLSLAIVGANDGMLHAFRAQGSATAEAALKATIADPGDAAKATANIQAQNSDISQGIDAGQELWAYIPSVLLKDLYKLASKDYSTYHRYFVDGIQEVGDICTSSCDSTDNAVWKTILIGGLGGGGRVYYALDITDPNNPKALWEYSTPNLGYTYGNPQIAKQSDGKWVVLFSSGYNNVPDATSTGGDGVGRLFVVDANTGIPTQTQTTSGVSTVGVSTGFGSTASPSGLSKIVAQVTNGNTDASMKAVYGGDMYGNLWRFDTNQLTSTSPVPFIPFKSTAQLMATFKDTAGNLQPLTAKPTLGIVDTYTVVYAGTGAYLDATDVAKVTTQSFYAVKDPGTTTASGTAIYSDPRSSFVQQTQSVGTCPLGISALICTAGDPVRTSSSNLVDYTTKGGWYFDLPVAGERANTDPSFDLNLLIFNTNIPTTLACNLGGYSFQYQVDYRTGGPASGSTSGVVAFKLGNQLASGATVYTTSSSATGGGSGKTGTILGGNVINKGTLDNPTPADTRRTSWRELITH from the coding sequence ATGAACATTAATAAATTTTTTAAAAATATCGCGGGTGTTTCCACTCTATTAGTATTATTGAGTGGTACCAGTAATGCGGATGTTACGAAGCTAGCTACCCAACCTATTACTACTCAATATACTTCGCAACAAGTTCTTCCAAATATTATGTTTGTGCTAGATGACTCTTTTAGTATGAGCTGGGCATATCTGCCAGATTGGGCAAACGTATTAATCCCTCATCTATTTAGTAATTCTGCTTTTAATGGTGTTGCCTATAATCCTGCTATTAATTACACCCCGCCAACGATGTATGACGAAGGTGGCAATGTCGATAAAACTACATATCCCTCACAGAATGCAATTAATACAGCCACATTCACAGCTACACCTGCATGGACAAAGGTGCCGAAGGATCGCTATGGCGTTCAATATCGTATAGTCAATCCGACCACCGTCGACCTTGTTAATGACCCCAAGAATTACGGTAATTTAGTTGGAAATGTTAATTATTACACAACAATTGCTGGTGAGTTTTGCGATAGTCCTTTATTGAGAAATTGCAAAACCACTAAGGATACTATTTACAAATATGAGGCCAAATTGCGCTGGTGCCATACGGCTGCAGAGGCGATTGCACCAACATCTAGCGCAGATGCAACAGCAACTGGTGGGTGCCAAGCAAAACAAATTGTCGCAACTACAACTAACACAAATAATAGTGTCACTAGTTATACTTATTTCCGGGCACCTAGCCCTGGCGGCATCTCAAACATTACTTTCTCGGGAGCTGGCTCTACAACTATTAGTGGTATTTCAGTTGGTACTATTGGCGCCACCGCAGTTAGTGCGCAAATATTAAGTCAGCCAATTACAACCACGGTCAGCTCGGTATCAGGTTTGCTAAATGCAATTGTAACTCAAATCAATAATTGTACTGCCGTAGCTACTGGTAACTGTAATGTTTCGGGCTACAGCGCTTTCTATGATGGAGGAAATACGCTTATCATTTCTGCTCCATCTGCTACGACAAATAGCCCAGCTATTACTCAGAACAGTACAAATACACCACAATTTAATATCACTACTAACATAACAGCATCTGCTACAGCGTTTACAGCTACGCCAGGAAGTGTATTCAAGACTTCTGTAGTAGGTATTTTATCTACTTATGGGTATGCTTGTGTTGCAGGTACAACAGGTTGTGCAAAAGCGCCTAACCGTACCGATTGCGCGAGTACTTTGTGTACTTACTCTGAAGAAATGACAAATTATGCTAACTGGTATGCCTATTACCAGACGCGTATGCAAATGATGAAAACTGTCGTGAGCCAAGCATTTGACTTAACAGAGAGTCAGTTTAGGGTGGGTTATTTCACTATCAACAATGGAACTCAGGATCCCTTAAATGTAAATAAAACTCCACCGACAGCTCCACGATCAGAAATTAACGATTATCTGGATATTACGACATTCTCAAATCCGAACAAGTATCTATGGTACACACAGTTATTCAGAGCTTATCCTACAGGGCAAACACCACTTCGCACGGCATTATCCAATGCAGGAAAGATTTATGCGAACCTGTTGCCAAGTTCAACTTTGAACTCAAGAACTGTAAGTGACCCTGTACAGTATTCATGCCAGCAAAACTATACAATTCTATCAACTGACGGATATTGGAATGAAAGCGCAACACCTACTCAGTTAGACGGTTCTGCAATTGGCGAACAGGATGGTAATGAACCACGTCCATATTATGATGGTGCAACGGTTCAGCAAATTATCCAGCAGACTACACAAACAGTAGATCAAGTTGCCACAAATACGAACTTTATAATGAGTAAGACTACGCAACAAACGAAAAGCACAAGCAATTTGCATCAAAATCAGAGAACTTTTTATATATATCCTTATCAGGTGGATACTAAAAATCTACAAAAAGCCACCTCGACATTACAGGCTAGTTATAACACTCTCACTTCAGTCACTAGTGTTTTACAGCAAACAACTAATTTGTTGCAGCAAACGACCTATGATCCAATAAAGAAAATATATCCTGTTGAAACAGTTACTGTAAAACCTATACAAACTAAATATTCTTTACAACAAAGAACTTACACTCCACGTAGTACAGTCTATCCTTTGCAGCAAAACGTGGCGACACGTAATGAGCAAGATACTCTTTTGAAACAAACCGCAAGAAAATTACAGGTCTATACTAGAAATTTACAAAAAGAAACCGTAAGTACTGCCGACGGTAACGTAAATGATACTGGTTGGCTGGACGTTCCTGCAGGTGGCACTTGTATACCAGGCACTACTAATTCTGGGAGTACTACTACAGTAGTGACATGCCAATATGTAGATGCTACTTCACCACAGTATGTCGATTCGACAGCATCGGATGGTAGCTGCACACCAATTGCTCAGTCTGGCTATACCACTCGGACTGTGGTGGCTTGTCAGTATGCAGATGGTAACGTTACTCAGAATCTAAACACTTGCACTGCAGGTACTCCAAGTAGCGGGAGTGGTAAATGGTTACCGTACAATGCATGTGCATATCAAGCGCAGGGTAGTAAATATCCATTAACTTCAACTACGGCAAGCTTATGTGTTGCTCATGGCGCTGACACAAGTTCTCCTTACAGCAAGCAAGTGAGTTGCACCTATGTACAAGCGGGTTGGGTGGCTGCAAGCCAGGTCGCTAGTGTACCAACTTGTACCGCAGGTACCTCTATAGATCAACTTACACAAACGAGTTGTCAATATTCCGCTACTAAAAGTAGCGGCCCTACTTCAACATCAGGTACTTGCACGGTTCATAATCAAACTGCATCACCTTATACTGGAGATAAAGTTCTTTGTGATTACAACGGTACAACCCCGGACGCAGCTTATGCAAATACGACTGCTACTTGTAATACAACGGCTAAATCAACGACTAGCACTAGTAATAATGCTCAATATGTAGTTGCGCAAGATTGCCAATATAACTCAACAGCCGAGACAGGAGCTGGCGCAGCAACCTCTGTAACCACCTGCAATGAATCATATTCAACTGGACCTGCATGGAGCATCATAGATAAGGTCAGTTGCACTTACCCAAGTTCTACGACTATACAATCACAAGCAGCCACAAGTATAGGCCAGGCTTGCATTTCTGGGGGAGCAGTGCCATCATCGGAGGCTGCTAACAGCACAAGTTATGGCAGTATCAATCAATGTCGATTCGCTACTTCCCCCTCAAATGGTACTAATGGCGCAAGCGCCGTTCCATGCCAAGGGAGTGCTGGCAGTCTTATTAATGGTACCGCTCTGACAACTTGTGAGTATCCTAGTACCGCAACAACTACTAAAACTTATCCTACTATTACAAGCTGCAGTTCTAGTCCCCGAAATCCTGCTGCTGGCACCACTACAACATCTGCAAATTTAACAACAGCTACCGAATGTCAATATGTGCAAGGTACTGCGGCTAATGTGACCAGTGGCACATGTAGTGATGTCTCGTTAGCAGCGGGTTTAGGCTACACCAAAACCTGTTCTTATGCGCAAACTAGTACCAATACTAATGCAACCAGCTGCGCTAGAATCGATCAGCAGTCAGCACAGCCGTGGAGTCTTTATACTATACGTAGCTGCACATATAGCGCCAATTCGGCTCTTGCGGACGTTACTGCGACTAACTGCACCGTTGGCAGCCCTTCCAATGGGGGCAATGGAACAAATTATGTCGGCCCTATCACCAATACATGTCAATACTCAGCTTATAGTTTGTTTTCTGATGCTTCATCTTGTGCAGTAGTAGCACGAGATGCGGGGCCTACTTATACAACAAAAACGGCAGTGAACTGCCAATACGCGCCAGCTGTAACAACTTATGCTGGCACGTGTACAGTTAAGTCTGAAGCAGGTTTTGTAAATGCGCAGGCTGTGGCATGTACTTTGTTATCTACTGCCCAAACTGTTGAGCAAACATCTTTAGCAACATCTGCTGATGTATCTAGTTGCACCCCAAGCTCTATATCTACCAGTAATGTGCCAAACTCTGGAGTTACCCGAAGGGTTGATACTGCTTGCGCTTATAATGCTTTTACAACACCAGTTGCAAGTGCTTGTGCTAATACTGATAGCAAAGCGCGAGATTCAATCGTAAATGGAGTTGCAGCAACAACTGCGACAAAATGTGATGTAGTTACTAATCCAGGGATACCTACTAATAGCGTAGTAGATGCAAATGAGTTTGTAAATGTTCCCTCTTGTACGCCTGTTGCAACAGCTACACCGCTGTTTACATTTGATGCTAATGGTAAAAATGTGCAGTGCCTTCAAACGACAAATACAGCAGATACATTCGTTCCCGTAAGCACATGTACTCCTAATACTACATCAGTTGGAGCTGGACCAAATTACTTGCAGACCAATTGTGTAAGTAAGCAGCATTCAGTAACTTTTGTGCCAGCTTGTACGCCTTCAACAACTTCTGACTATGTAACAACAACATGTCAGTCACTGCCACCTGTGGCAACCAATATTGCGGTATGCACACCGCGGTCGCCTACTTTTGATAATGGATATCAAACTATTACCTGCAGCACTGCGGCGGGCACTGGTACATCAAATACACTGGCAGACGTTGCTGAGTATTACTATAAAACAGATTTACGCACTTATTCACTGGGCAATTGTGTTGGAGCACCAGTGACAGCGGCTGATGGTACCACCACCATTAATAACGCGATATGTGCCAATGCCAGTCCAGATAGTCTCAATAATGTTGCACCTACTGGAGCAGACCTAAATACGGCACAGCATATGACAACCTTTACCTTGGGTTTGGGTGCTTCAGGGTTTATGCAATATACTCAAAAGTATGCCAACAGTGTAGAAAATGGCGGTAGTCCTGATTATGCGTCAGTGGCTACTGATACTACAGCAGTTCCAGCTTCAGGAATATGTAGCTGGCAAAATAGCGGTACTTGTAACTGGCCATTTCCACTGACAAATGATCAGTCCGGTATAGATGATCTGTGGCATGCAGGCATTAATGGACGTGGTGACTATTACAGTGCGACTGACCCAACTAGTCTTGCTAACAGTATCAATACGGCTCTTTCAACAGTGAACAATGCGAGAGGATCATCTACTGGTCTATCTACTAGCTCAGCAAATGTGACTTCAGTAGACAATTTTGCCTTTAGCACGTCATTTGCCAGTGGAAGTTGGGATGGTGAAGTCATTCGTAAACAAATTGACCCTAATACTGGCCTTACTACAAGTAGGATTGACTGGGCTGCGCAATCAAAGTTAGATAACAGATCAGTATCGTCGCGTGTGATATATACATTTGACAGCACTAATACATCTACGAATTTAAAAAACTTCACTGTGAACAATTTTGGAACAGACCCTCGTTTTAATAAAGCAACGCTTACTAATTCGACAACAGGTATCGCTCAGTTCACTTGCGCCAAAGCCGTTCCTTGTATTCCTAGTACATCACAAGATGCAGCAGCAGGTGCTGCGCTCGTAAATTACTTGATTGGTGATAGAAGTAATGAAGGTGCAGTGACTGATAATGCGAAATACTTCCGCCAGCGGAGTCATGTATTAGGGGATATTGTGAATTCTCCAGTCACTTATGTCGGCCCACCTAAATATTCATACGCTGATGCTGGATATAGTAAATTTGCGGCTGATAAGGCAAACAGACTTTCTCTTGCGATTGTTGGTGCTAATGATGGCATGTTGCACGCGTTTAGAGCACAGGGTTCAGCTACTGCTGAGGCAGCACTAAAAGCTACAATTGCTGATCCTGGAGATGCTGCTAAAGCAACAGCAAATATTCAAGCTCAAAATAGTGATATCAGTCAGGGAATAGATGCTGGTCAGGAGCTTTGGGCTTATATTCCATCAGTCTTATTAAAAGACTTATACAAGCTGGCTAGTAAGGATTATTCGACATATCATCGCTATTTTGTTGATGGCATACAAGAGGTTGGAGATATTTGTACTAGTTCTTGCGATAGTACTGATAATGCAGTTTGGAAAACTATATTAATAGGTGGGCTGGGTGGAGGGGGTAGAGTTTATTATGCACTAGATATTACTGACCCCAATAATCCAAAAGCTTTATGGGAATACAGTACTCCTAATCTTGGATACACTTATGGCAATCCTCAGATTGCTAAACAAAGTGATGGTAAATGGGTGGTGCTATTTAGCTCTGGCTACAATAACGTTCCTGATGCCACGAGTACGGGGGGGGATGGTGTAGGCCGGCTTTTTGTTGTTGATGCTAATACTGGAATACCGACTCAGACTCAGACTACGAGCGGTGTAAGTACTGTTGGTGTGAGTACTGGATTTGGCAGTACTGCGTCCCCAAGTGGATTATCCAAAATTGTGGCTCAAGTTACAAATGGAAATACTGATGCCAGCATGAAAGCAGTTTATGGTGGTGATATGTATGGTAATTTATGGAGATTCGATACTAATCAGCTTACTTCAACATCTCCAGTACCTTTCATACCTTTCAAGTCAACTGCGCAATTAATGGCAACTTTTAAAGACACTGCTGGCAATCTTCAACCGCTGACAGCGAAGCCAACTTTGGGAATTGTTGATACTTACACGGTTGTATATGCAGGAACTGGTGCATATTTAGATGCAACTGATGTGGCTAAGGTAACTACTCAGTCATTTTATGCAGTGAAAGACCCAGGAACTACTACTGCATCAGGCACTGCAATATATTCAGATCCGCGTTCAAGTTTTGTTCAACAGACTCAATCAGTAGGTACATGTCCGCTCGGGATTTCAGCATTAATATGTACTGCTGGCGACCCAGTGAGGACTAGTTCGAGTAATTTAGTCGACTATACAACTAAAGGCGGATGGTATTTTGATTTGCCTGTCGCAGGGGAACGTGCCAATACAGACCCCTCATTTGATTTAAACTTACTTATATTTAATACTAATATTCCTACTACACTAGCCTGCAATTTAGGCGGATACAGCTTCCAGTATCAAGTAGATTATAGAACGGGAGGCCCTGCAAGCGGTTCTACCAGTGGAGTAGTAGCGTTCAAGCTGGGAAATCAGCTGGCATCAGGCGCAACGGTATACACGACTAGTAGCAGTGCTACTGGAGGTGGGTCTGGTAAGACGGGTACAATATTGGGAGGCAATGTAATAAACAAAGGCACATTAGATAATCCAACGCCAGCTGATACTCGTCGTACTTCATGGAGAGAGTTGATAACTCATTAG
- a CDS encoding PilW family protein, whose product MNLRKSDCSRFRSYKGILSLANHRNNGFTLIEVMVAMVIGLLGVIVIMQVFSLFEGQKRSTTGGADAQNNGAIALYGIQRDIRQSGWNLMAPNLIGCKAQLPAGTSGVNLPLAPVTINSGDIPAGDPNTDTLLVYYGSSNGASEGDVITAQPVQQQYGVNTISAFTTGDYVVAEPAVRPNPCTLNIEKATIQAPNLNVQVPIGVPPPGASPGNLYNLGSSLKILAYAIRNGRLTVCDYFIKNCASTSSANLTDTTIWEPISDNIVSMRVQYGRDTSAKLDGIVDIYDQVQPVTNCDWLKVSSIQIALVSRSSQPEKDLVTNTTSTNTITWRGQQASLSGAPPPAIISTPIDLTGIPTTIMASGFSWQNYRYKVFQTVVPLRNITSILAISESQCNS is encoded by the coding sequence ATGAATTTACGCAAATCTGATTGTTCACGCTTTCGCTCCTATAAAGGCATTCTGAGTCTAGCTAACCATAGAAATAATGGTTTTACACTGATTGAGGTTATGGTCGCTATGGTTATCGGTCTTTTGGGAGTGATTGTAATCATGCAGGTTTTCTCTTTATTTGAGGGGCAAAAGCGAAGCACTACAGGTGGTGCTGATGCTCAAAATAATGGAGCTATTGCATTGTATGGTATTCAAAGGGATATTCGGCAAAGTGGATGGAACCTCATGGCTCCTAACTTAATAGGTTGCAAAGCTCAGTTGCCTGCAGGAACTTCGGGTGTAAATTTGCCACTTGCACCAGTTACAATTAATTCAGGCGATATTCCAGCGGGTGATCCGAATACTGATACCTTGCTTGTGTACTATGGCAGTAGTAACGGTGCTTCTGAAGGGGATGTTATTACTGCACAACCGGTACAACAGCAATATGGCGTTAATACCATTTCAGCATTTACTACTGGTGATTACGTGGTTGCTGAACCTGCCGTCAGGCCAAATCCGTGTACTTTGAATATTGAAAAAGCCACTATTCAGGCGCCTAATTTGAATGTGCAAGTGCCAATAGGTGTACCACCCCCAGGTGCGAGTCCAGGAAATCTATATAACCTTGGTTCTAGCTTAAAAATATTGGCTTATGCCATTAGAAATGGAAGGCTTACAGTTTGTGATTATTTTATTAAGAACTGTGCTTCTACTAGCTCAGCAAACCTTACTGATACAACTATATGGGAGCCAATTTCAGACAATATTGTAAGTATGCGGGTTCAGTATGGACGTGATACAAGCGCAAAATTAGATGGGATTGTCGATATATATGATCAAGTTCAGCCAGTTACCAATTGTGATTGGCTTAAAGTATCGTCAATTCAGATTGCATTAGTTTCGCGCAGTTCGCAGCCAGAAAAAGATTTGGTCACAAATACTACTAGTACCAATACTATTACTTGGAGAGGTCAGCAAGCTAGTTTATCTGGAGCACCTCCTCCTGCCATTATTTCTACTCCAATAGATCTAACGGGTATACCCACTACAATTATGGCGAGCGGATTTTCATGGCAGAACTACCGTTACAAAGTTTTTCAAACAGTAGTGCCACTACGTAACATTACTTCAATACTCGCAATATCAGAATCTCAATGTAATTCTTGA
- a CDS encoding GspH/FimT family pseudopilin, whose amino-acid sequence MSTHSKGFSLIEIAITLAVLGILIASGIPSLRLWIQSTQVRTAAESIQNGLQLARAEAVRRNANVRFQLTTSIDASCAISNSGTNWVVSLGSPVSACASFVTDTSSTGVIQAWSNKDGASNAEVSSTTASTIIFNGLGRQVSSGTDASGNAIPVAPIVISVINSKGGACTTASVDGIRCMNVAVSTGGNIRMCDPALNSSDPQGC is encoded by the coding sequence ATGAGTACGCATTCAAAAGGTTTTTCTCTAATTGAAATTGCTATTACTTTAGCAGTATTAGGGATATTGATTGCTTCTGGCATTCCATCTTTACGCCTGTGGATACAAAGTACGCAAGTGCGTACTGCTGCTGAGTCAATTCAGAATGGTTTACAGTTGGCGCGTGCAGAAGCTGTAAGACGTAATGCAAATGTTCGTTTTCAGTTAACAACTAGTATTGATGCTAGTTGCGCCATTAGTAATTCTGGAACAAATTGGGTTGTAAGTTTGGGAAGTCCTGTGAGCGCATGTGCCAGTTTTGTTACTGATACGTCTTCAACAGGTGTTATTCAGGCATGGTCAAATAAAGATGGCGCATCTAACGCGGAGGTATCTTCAACAACTGCATCTACTATCATTTTTAATGGATTGGGACGTCAAGTAAGTAGTGGCACTGACGCTAGCGGTAATGCTATACCTGTTGCCCCAATTGTTATTTCAGTTATTAATTCCAAAGGGGGTGCTTGTACCACAGCTTCTGTGGATGGTATACGTTGTATGAATGTTGCAGTTAGTACGGGGGGGAATATTCGCATGTGCGACCCTGCACTCAACTCATCTGATCCACAAGGATGTTAA
- a CDS encoding type IV pilin protein: MLITPIAQNITDSSSLRDFYKTNFMDSSKNAGFTLIELMIVVAIIGILSAIALPSYQDYVIRAKISDATSELSTRRVQMEQFYQDNHTYAGTPLGCASATPSKYFTFSCNSTNTATAFIITASGISSMNGFSYTIDQSNVKASAIASPAKNSWIANSPTCWILRTGGAC; this comes from the coding sequence ATGCTTATTACACCGATTGCTCAAAACATCACCGACAGTTCATCACTGAGAGACTTTTACAAGACTAATTTTATGGATAGTTCCAAGAATGCAGGATTTACACTGATTGAGCTAATGATTGTTGTGGCAATTATTGGCATTCTCTCAGCTATTGCATTACCTTCCTATCAAGACTATGTGATTCGCGCAAAAATTTCCGATGCAACCTCAGAGCTATCGACAAGACGTGTACAGATGGAGCAGTTCTATCAAGACAATCATACATATGCTGGAACTCCTCTAGGTTGCGCTTCAGCTACACCTAGTAAGTATTTCACTTTTTCCTGTAATTCAACTAATACAGCAACAGCTTTTATCATTACCGCAAGTGGTATCAGCTCAATGAACGGATTTTCATACACAATCGATCAATCCAATGTGAAAGCTTCAGCTATCGCTTCCCCAGCAAAAAATTCATGGATCGCTAATAGTCCAACTTGCTGGATACTTAGAACTGGTGGAGCCTGTTAA